In Megalopta genalis isolate 19385.01 chromosome 14, iyMegGena1_principal, whole genome shotgun sequence, the following are encoded in one genomic region:
- the LOC117225784 gene encoding organic cation transporter protein isoform X2 — protein MYNYDYRIFDNKTFEEALEYKDHHELPDEIACPLGISFETAIDRTTFVEEWALVCDKSAARASAHMILSLGKLLGSAVFGTFADKYGRKISYVIGVILLIISGPAGALVPWYWAFMISRLFNGASHAAIQYSAFTTLTEVASEKHRQWMGIAYNIGYASGIVIVAGVAYFIVSWRWLQLAISLPALLLLIPLWIMPESPRWLITQNRRSEAKNLIEKASKRSSIESATLETSLSMQRQDLKDSRSSIRGSQDSDKERLGKNIEGFRVLLCNGELRNRLIITNFNWMTASLSYYALALNLNNFSTNKYISVLVMGLTEIPAYLIPTPILMLMGRRPGCGYLYIIAAICLLSILAISTAEVNAIMTVSLIGRFCASAAYGIAILYSSELFPTVCRNSAVGTNSAMSHVGSIAAPYVAELLGAVLWWGPTTLCGVFTLIAGLLCLILPETRGRPLANTVEEEVRRDRENVSLRNICKCA, from the exons ATGTATAACTATGATTATCGGATCTTCGATAACAAAACATTCGAGGAAGCTTTAGAATACAAGGATCATCATGAGTTGCCAGACGAGATAGCTTGCCCACTGGGAATAAGCTTTGAGACCGCAATTGATCGGACCACGTTCGTCGAAGAA TGGGCCTTGGTATGCGACAAGAGCGCAGCTCGCGCGAGCGCCCACATGATACTGTCCCTCGGGAAGCTGTTGGGCAGCGCCGTTTTCGGTACTTTCGCCGACAAGTATGGCCGCAAGATCAGCTACGTTATTGgcgtaatattattaataatatccgGCCCGGCCGGCGCTCTCGTCCCGTGGTACTGGGCTTTCATGATCTCACGGCTCTTTAATGGAGCCAGCCACGCAGCGATCCAGTATTCGGCGTTTACGACAC TTACAGAAGTCGCCAGCGAGAAGCACAGACAATGGATGGGCATCGCTTACAACATAGGCTACGCCAGTGGAATCGTGATCGTAGCGGGCGTCGCTTATTTCATAGTCAGCTGGCGATGGTTGCAATTGGCGATTTCCTTGCCGGCGCTGTTGCTGCTGATACCGCTGTG GATCATGCCAGAGTCGCCCAGATGGCTGATAACGCAGAATCGTCGCAGCGAGGCGAAGAATCTGATCGAGAAAGCGAGCAAAAGATCGTCCATCGAGTCTGCGACGCTAGAGACATCTTTGTCGATGCAGAGACAGGACTTGAAAGATTCGAGGAGCTCGATCAGGGGTAGCCAGGACTCCGACAAGGAACGACTGGGAAAAAATATTGAAGGCTTTCGCGTGCTTCTATGTAACGGCGAATTACGGAACAGACTAATTATCACGAACTTCAACTGGATGACTGCCTCGCTCTCCTATTATGCGCTCG CGTTGAATCTGAACAATTTCTCCACGAACAAGTACATCTCCGTTCTCGTCATGGGGCTGACCGAAATACCGGCGTACCTGATACCCACTCCCATATTGATGCTCATGGGACGGCGTCCGGGATGCGGATATTTATACATCATCGCAGCCATTTGTTTGCTCAGCATCCTGGCGATATCGACGGCAGAGGTGAACGCCATCATGACCGTGTCTCTGATCGGACGGTTCTGCGCGTCCGCCGCCTATGGAATTGCTATCCTGTATAGCTCCGAACTTTTTCCCACG GTGTGCCGAAATTCCGCGGTCGGAACGAATTCAGCGATGTCGCACGTCGGAAGCATAGCCGCGCCTTATGTGGCCGAGCTGTTGGGCGCCGTCCTGTGGTGGGGGCCCACCACTCTTTGCGGCGTTTTCACCCTAATAGCCGGCCTCCTGTGCTTAATATTGCCGGAAACCCGCGGCAGACCCCTGGCGAACACGGTCGAGGAGGAGGTCAGGAGAGACCGGGAGAATGTCTCGTTGCGCAACATCTGCAAATGCGCGTGA
- the LOC117225784 gene encoding organic cation transporter protein isoform X1, whose translation MSDPADGAAKSKVTDPLLMELDKLGNGSQFLWMIFIFTLIPTIFNGMYSMSYIFIAEVPDHWCKLPELNVSWTNEQERNISSASPCTMYNYDYRIFDNKTFEEALEYKDHHELPDEIACPLGISFETAIDRTTFVEEWALVCDKSAARASAHMILSLGKLLGSAVFGTFADKYGRKISYVIGVILLIISGPAGALVPWYWAFMISRLFNGASHAAIQYSAFTTLTEVASEKHRQWMGIAYNIGYASGIVIVAGVAYFIVSWRWLQLAISLPALLLLIPLWIMPESPRWLITQNRRSEAKNLIEKASKRSSIESATLETSLSMQRQDLKDSRSSIRGSQDSDKERLGKNIEGFRVLLCNGELRNRLIITNFNWMTASLSYYALALNLNNFSTNKYISVLVMGLTEIPAYLIPTPILMLMGRRPGCGYLYIIAAICLLSILAISTAEVNAIMTVSLIGRFCASAAYGIAILYSSELFPTVCRNSAVGTNSAMSHVGSIAAPYVAELLGAVLWWGPTTLCGVFTLIAGLLCLILPETRGRPLANTVEEEVRRDRENVSLRNICKCA comes from the exons ATGTCGGATCCGGCTGACGGCGCAGCGAAATCGAAGGTCACGGATCCTCTGTTGATGGAGCTTGACAAGCTTGGCAACGGGTCGCAGTTTCTGTGGATGATCTTCATCTTCACGCTAATTCCGACGATATTCAACGGAATGTACTCGATGTCGTACATTTTTATCGCCGAG GTTCCCGACCATTGGTGCAAACTCCCGGAGCTAAACGTATCTTGGACGAACGAGCAAGAAAGGAACATTTCCTCCGCCTCGCCGTGTACCATGTATAACTATGATTATCGGATCTTCGATAACAAAACATTCGAGGAAGCTTTAGAATACAAGGATCATCATGAGTTGCCAGACGAGATAGCTTGCCCACTGGGAATAAGCTTTGAGACCGCAATTGATCGGACCACGTTCGTCGAAGAA TGGGCCTTGGTATGCGACAAGAGCGCAGCTCGCGCGAGCGCCCACATGATACTGTCCCTCGGGAAGCTGTTGGGCAGCGCCGTTTTCGGTACTTTCGCCGACAAGTATGGCCGCAAGATCAGCTACGTTATTGgcgtaatattattaataatatccgGCCCGGCCGGCGCTCTCGTCCCGTGGTACTGGGCTTTCATGATCTCACGGCTCTTTAATGGAGCCAGCCACGCAGCGATCCAGTATTCGGCGTTTACGACAC TTACAGAAGTCGCCAGCGAGAAGCACAGACAATGGATGGGCATCGCTTACAACATAGGCTACGCCAGTGGAATCGTGATCGTAGCGGGCGTCGCTTATTTCATAGTCAGCTGGCGATGGTTGCAATTGGCGATTTCCTTGCCGGCGCTGTTGCTGCTGATACCGCTGTG GATCATGCCAGAGTCGCCCAGATGGCTGATAACGCAGAATCGTCGCAGCGAGGCGAAGAATCTGATCGAGAAAGCGAGCAAAAGATCGTCCATCGAGTCTGCGACGCTAGAGACATCTTTGTCGATGCAGAGACAGGACTTGAAAGATTCGAGGAGCTCGATCAGGGGTAGCCAGGACTCCGACAAGGAACGACTGGGAAAAAATATTGAAGGCTTTCGCGTGCTTCTATGTAACGGCGAATTACGGAACAGACTAATTATCACGAACTTCAACTGGATGACTGCCTCGCTCTCCTATTATGCGCTCG CGTTGAATCTGAACAATTTCTCCACGAACAAGTACATCTCCGTTCTCGTCATGGGGCTGACCGAAATACCGGCGTACCTGATACCCACTCCCATATTGATGCTCATGGGACGGCGTCCGGGATGCGGATATTTATACATCATCGCAGCCATTTGTTTGCTCAGCATCCTGGCGATATCGACGGCAGAGGTGAACGCCATCATGACCGTGTCTCTGATCGGACGGTTCTGCGCGTCCGCCGCCTATGGAATTGCTATCCTGTATAGCTCCGAACTTTTTCCCACG GTGTGCCGAAATTCCGCGGTCGGAACGAATTCAGCGATGTCGCACGTCGGAAGCATAGCCGCGCCTTATGTGGCCGAGCTGTTGGGCGCCGTCCTGTGGTGGGGGCCCACCACTCTTTGCGGCGTTTTCACCCTAATAGCCGGCCTCCTGTGCTTAATATTGCCGGAAACCCGCGGCAGACCCCTGGCGAACACGGTCGAGGAGGAGGTCAGGAGAGACCGGGAGAATGTCTCGTTGCGCAACATCTGCAAATGCGCGTGA
- the Obp12 gene encoding odorant binding protein 12, which produces MKYLSILLCLFLCYELSSQHRIRGFGPERRMRDAIFEECAKDAGVTAEELEALDSGEAREKFLNGDGDYRNVGCFSACMLQRHGFMDGDTFAKRPTPDYAGSLDEHRDNFIKGIRACEETAEGAGDACDVALAFEVCMEKTKDAL; this is translated from the exons ATGAAGTACCTGTCCATTCTTCTTTGTCTCTTCTTGTGTTAT GAACTGTCGTCGCAACATCGCATCCGAGGTTTCGGTCCCGAGAGGAGGATGCGCGACGCGATCTTCGAGGAGTGCGCTAAGGATGCGGGCGTGACGGCCG AGGAACTGGAAGCTTTGGATTCCGGGGAAGCGAGGGAGAAATTTTTGAACGGCGACGGAGACTACAGAAATGTCGGGTGCTTCTCAGCGTGTATGCTGCAACGCCACGGTTTC ATGGATGGAGACACTTTCGCTAAACGACCCACGCCAGATTACGCCGGCTCCTTGGACGAACACAGAGATAATTTCATAAAAGGCATACGTGCTTGCGAGGAAACTG CCGAGGGTGCCGGCGACGCGTGCGACGTGGCTCTCGCGTTCGAAGTGTGCATGGAAAAGACGAAGGACGCCTTGTGA